The sequence below is a genomic window from Flavobacterium sediminilitoris.
TAAAAAAATCCCGCAAAAGCGGGATTTTCTTTAGATACTTGTTTATAGTTTTACTCTTCTGGCATCAATATAGCGATAACTTTTTCTTTCGTTAAGTATTTTTTGGCTACTGCTTGAATTTCTTTTGGAGTAATTGCTTTCACTTTTGCTTCATAATTTAAAATTTCTTCTGGATTATTATCGTTCATATAAGAACTTGTAAGGTTTGACATCCAAAAACTATTTTCTTTTATTTTCTTTTTATAATCTAATTTTTCTGCTTCAATAAATTTATCAACGTCTTTTTGTTCTGGTCCGTTTTCTATTATTTTATTTAATTCTCTCAATGCTGAAGCTGTTAATGTTTCTGCATTTTCTGGACCACATGGAAAATTAATTGAAAAACTAAAACTACCTGCTGGCACTTTATTCATATTTCCTCTTGCTCCTACTCCATAAACACCACTTTCATTTTCTCTTAGTTCTTCAACTAATTTGATGGTTAATACTTCTGCTAATGCATTTAAAGCAAAATCTTCTTTAGCATCATATTTACAATCTCCATAGAACATTATATTTACAGTACTTTTAGGATCTTTTCCTTTATTTATTATCTTTTTATGTTCACCTTTTAACATTCTATAACCTAAATCGATTGCTTTTTCGCTATCTTTTTTAGCAGGTAATGATGCTAAATATAATTCTGAATATTCTATTAATTTTGCTTCGTCAACATTTCCAACAAAATAGAAATTAAAGTCTCCTGCATTTGCAAATCTTTCTTTGTATATTTTATAAGCTAATTCATAATCTGCATTATCATAGTCTTCTGCTTTTGGAAAACCTAAGTATCTTGGATTTTCTTTGTTTAGATATGAGTATAACTCATTAGAAAAGTACATTGAAGGCATTGACAACATATTTGAAATAAATCCTTTTTGTTTTGTTTTGTATCCTTCAAAAGCTTCCTTGTCCATGTTTAAATCTGTAAAATAAGCATGAATCATTTGCATAAGGTATTCAAAGTCTTTTGGTGTTGATGATCCTCTCATTCCTTCTACTGTTGAAGAAACAAAAGGATTAACTCTAGCGATTTTACCTGTCATGAATTTATTAATATCATTTTTATTCATGCCAGAAAAACCTGCTTCTGTTAAACCACCCATTGCTACAGATACTTTTTTATAATCTTCATTAGAAAGTGTGTTTGAACCTCCAAAGCTTAATGCTTGGAACATAATTTCATCGTTCTTGAAATCTGTTTTCTTGTAGATTACTTTTGCTCCATTCGATAATGTAAATGTTGTAACGTCTAATTTGTCATTTTTTTCAGTTTTAACTACTTTTCCTTTTTTAACTGGATTTCTAAGTAAACTTTCTGCTACAGCAGTTTCTTCATACGGTTTTAATGCTTTTTCATCAATTTTCATCGCTTCTAAAACATCTTTCTCTGTTGGCTTTGCCACACCTTCTTTCTCTGGACCTGTTAGAATAACAACTCTATTGTCTTCTTTAATATATTTTGAAATTAAATCATTTGTTTCCTTTATAGAGATTGTTGGCAATAATTGTTTCATTGCTGCAAATGTCCATTCAATACTAGGCGCTGGTTCTTGCTCTAAAAAGTTACTTTGCATAGCCCAAACGTAGTTTTCAGACTCTGTTTTATCTCTTTCATTATATTGTCTCTCAACCTGATTTAGATATTTTGTTTTAGCTCTTTCCAATTCAGATTCAGTAAATCCATATTTTCTTACCCTTTCATTCTCTTCTATTAATACTTTTAAAGCATCTAATTGTTTGTCTTGTGCCACCATAGCAAAAGACTGAAAAGCTTCTTTATTTCTAGCAAATGTACCTCCATGATATGTGTATCCGTAAGTAAAAGGTGGTGTAGGTGAGTTTTGTTTTTCTTCTAATCTATTATTCAACATTGTTGAAAACAATCCTTCTATAAGTTCTGTTCTAAAATCTCCTACTGTAACTGTTTTCTTTGGTTCCGTATAGTCTTTATACAATAATCTTACTTGTGAAAAAGCAGCTTCTTTATCGCTTTCAACAGCTATAAATGTTTCTTTGTGATTTGGCACTTCAAACATTTTACGAGGCTTTTCCTTTTTTGGGTTTTTATATGAAGAAAAGTGGTCTTTTATTTTTTTCTCCATTTCTGCCACATCAATATCTCCAACAACTACTACACTCATTAAATTTGGTCTATACCAATCTTTATAGAAACTTGTTAATTTATCATAAGTGAAGTTTTCAAGAATTTCTTTTTGACCTATAGGTAAACGCTTTGCATATTGCGAATTATACATCATTTTTGGCATAAAACGTCCCATCATTCTTTTATCTGCTCCAAGTCCAAGACGATATTCTTCTAACACCACACCTCTTTCTTTATCAATTTCTTCAGGAGTAAGTGTAGTATTAAACGCCCAATCTTCAATGATTTGGAATCCTTTTTCTAATTTTTCTTTATCATCTGAAGGAATTGGTAAGAAATAAACGGTTTCATCAAAACTAGTATAAGCATTTAAATGTTGTCCAAATTTAACACCTATACTTTGAAGATAATCAACTAATTTATTTTTTGGAAAACGTTTTGTTCCGTTGAAACACATGTGTTCCATAAAATGTGCTAATCCTTGTTGTTCATCTGTTTCTAATATAGAACCTGCATTAATCATCAACCTAAGATCAACTTTATTTTCAGGTTTACTATTTTTTTTGATGTAATACGTTAATCCATTTTTTAATTTTCCTGTTTTAACGGTTGGATCCATAGGAATTGGACTGTCCATTTTAAGCTCTTGAGCAAATCCAATAGCAGACATTGCTGACAATAAGATGTAAAACGATTGTTTAATTTTTTTCATTTGTTATAGTATTTTGTTCTAAAACTAAACCTATAACACAAAAAAAACTAAATTATTATATATAAATTAACTTTTAATCTAAAGAAATAACATTTTAAAGAATTCTAAGTTATCATTATTTAATGTAACAATATATTTTTAAAGTTATCTGTTTCAAATCGTTGCATTTCATTATTTTCATCCGCATAAAGCAATAAAACATTTAATTCTGGATGCTTTTTTACGAATGTTTTCACTTGTTCTAAATCCATTATCATAAAAGCAGTAGCATAGCCATCAGCCATTATACAGGTAGGTGCTAAAACTGTTGCACTTAGAATAGTGTTTTTTTCTCTCTTCCCTGTTTTTGGATTTATAATATGAACAAATTTTTCTCCTGTAATAGAATCTGTTATTACTTTACGATAGTTTCCAGATGTTGCCATTCCAACATTCTCTAGTTGAATTGTTGCTATTAACTTTCTTTCATCTGGCTTTTGTAATGGATCATCTATACCTACAATCCAACTTTTATTATCAATACTGTTTTTTCCCAAGGCGAATAATTCTCCACCTATTTCTATGATTCCATTTTCAATTCCTTTTGATTTTAAAAATTTCACTACAACGTCAACAGAATAACCTTGTGCTATTGAATTAAAATCGAAATAAATAGCAGCATATTTTTTTGAAATTGTTTTGTTTGCGTTTATCTTAACCTTATTAAAGCCAACATATTGCAACAAACTATCAATTTGATTTTGAGTAAGATTTTGATGTTTTTTACTAGGTCCAAAACCATAAGCATTTACTAAAATTCCAATTGTTGGATCAAATAGTCCTTCTGTTTCATTAAAAATTTGATTTGAGGCTTTAAATGTATCAACAAAAAAATCATCAATAACAATAGTACTATCTCCCAAATTTATTTTAGAAATTTTAGAATCATTTCTATAAGTCGAAAGTGACATATCAAAAGCTAAGAGCAAAGAGTCTATTTGCGATTTAGAAACTAACTCTTCATTAGCAATATATTTAATTGCATAAGTACTACCTTGAGCTTCTCCTTGAATTACAAAAAAAGTATTTTCTTTTTTTTCACAAGAAGTCATTAATACAAAAAGTAGAAGTAGACTATAAAAGTTCTTTATATCCATTGTAATTGATTATATAATCGGATGAAACGTAAACTGGTTTTTCGAAATCTTCTGCATTGGCAATGCCAACGCCTGCAAATAATACTTTTGCATTTTTTGCTTTTGCATGATTAATAAATGTTTCTACAAACAAAACATTGGGTTCATCTGGATTTATAGGATAAGGAACCGCTTGTACCATGACAAAGTGTAATCTATTTTGTGTGTCTACACAAACAAATTGAGGATGTTTTTTTAATTGACTATTAACTGCAATAAATTCAAAACCTTTTTTTTCAAGGTCTTTCCCTACATGATTCATTGCAATTTGATGTAGTTCTTGTTCTGTAAGTTCTTCCATAGTACAAAAATACAAATAAGCTTGAATAGAAATTAAAAAACCGATTCATTTCTGAATCGGTTTTTTAAAATATTATCCTCCAAAATCATCAAATCTGATGTTCTCAGGATCAAGTCCGAAGTCTTCACCCATTTTTTGAACTGCTTTGTTCATCATTGGTGGACCACAGAAATATAATTCAATATCTTCTGGATTTTCATGATGTGATAAATAATTATCAATTACTACATTATGAATAAATCCAACGAATCCGTCACCTTCTCCATTAACACCTTCTTTTACTTTCCAGTTATCTTCTGGTTGAGGCTCAGATAATGCTAAATAGAATTTAAAGTTAGGAAAATCTTTTTCTAACGCTCTAAAGTGATCTGTATAGAACAACTCTCTCTTTGAACGACCTCCATACCAATATGTTACTTTACGTCCTGTTTTAACAGTACGGAATAAGTGATATAAATGAGAACGCATTGGTGCCATACCTGCTCCTCCACCTACATATAACATTTCTGCTTCAGTTTCATTAATGAAGAATTCTCCATAAGGACCTGAAACCACTACTGGATCACCTGCTTTTCTTGAGAAAATATAAGAAGAAGCAACTCCTGGATTTACTTTTGCCCATCCGTTAATGTTTCTATCCCATGGTGGAGTAGCAACACGAACATTCAACATAATCTTTCTTCCCTCAGCAGGATAAGAAGCCATTGAATATGCTCTTTCTACTAATTCATCATTTTTCATTACTAATGGCCATAAATTAAATTTATCCCATTCTGCTTTGAATTTTTCTGGCTCACCTGGATGTTCTACTGGATGCGCTGTGATATCAATATCTGTATAATTGATTTCACATTTAGGAATCTCAATTTGGATATATCCTCCTGGCTCATAATGCATATCTTCTGGCAACTCAACGATAAACTCTTTAATAAAAGAAGCTACGTTATAGTTTGAATATACTTTTGCTTCAAATTTCTTAATTCCAAACACTTCTTCTGGAACTTCGATAACCATATCACTCTTAACTTTCACCTGACATCCTAAACGCCATCCTTCTGCTAATTCTTTTCTACTAAAGTGAGGCACTTCTGTTGGCAAAGCTTCTCCACCACCGTCAAGAACTTTACATTTACATTGAATACAAGTTCCACCACCACCACAAGCTGATGGCAAGAAAATTTTGCTTGATCCTAATGTAGATAATAATGTATTTCCTGAACCTACTTCAATTTCATTCTCTCCATTAATTTTAATTTTAACTGGACCAGATGGAACCAATTTAGCTTTGGCAAATAATATAATTGCAACAAGAGCTAGTAATAAAATTAAAAAGGCTATTACTGTTGTACTGATTAAACCAGTAGTACTTACTTCTAAAGCTATCATAATTATTCCTGTACTGTTTGGGTTAATGAATCATTTGCTATTTGTTCTACCTCTGTTGAATCTGATACAATTTCTACTTTTTCTTCAATAGATGTAGAAGGCTCAACATTTTCAACAAGTTCTTTTTTAGGTTCAGCACTATCCCCTCCTGAAAGCATTCCTCCAAAAGACATAAAACCAATAGCCATTAAACCTGTTAAAATAAATGTCATACCTAAACCTCTAAAAGCAGGTGGAACATTTGAATATCTGATTTTTTCTCTAATAGCTGCAATAGCTAAAATTGCTAAGAACCAACCAATACCTGATCCAACACCATATACGGTTGCTTCAGTAATATTATTAAATTCTTTTTGTTGCATGAATAATGATCCTCCAAGAATAGCACAGTTCACAGCAATTAAAGGTAGAAATATACCTAATGATGTGTATAATGCTGGAGCAAATTTTTCAACGATCATTTCAACTAACTGTACCATTGTAGCAATAGTAGCAATAAAAAGAATAAATGTTAAAAAGCTTAAATCATAATCTGCATATTCTTCACCTAACCACACTAATGCACCTGGACGAAGTAAGTATTGATCTAATAAAAAGTTTAAAGGAACAGTTACTAACATTACGAAAATAACTGCTGCTCCTAATCCTACTGCTGTAGAAACTTTTTTAGAAACCGCTAAGTATGAACACATTCCTAAGAATGTTGCAAATACCATATTATCAATAAAGATTGATTTTAAAAATAATTGTAATAATTCCATTTCTTAGTTTGTTTCTATTAGACTTTTATTTCTTGAACGTTGGAATCCGATAATTAATCCTAAAGTAATTAACGCCATTGGAGCTAATAACATAAAACCATTATTTTCATATCCTAATGCGTAAAGTCCTGTTTTTTCAACTGGATCACCAAATACTGGAAAACCTAATAATTTTCCTGAACCCAATAATTCTCTGAAAAAACCTACTACTACTAAAATTAATCCATATCCTGCTGCATTACCAATTCCATCTAAAAATGCTTTCCAAGGACCATTACCTAAAGCAAAAGCTTCAAAACGTCCCATGATAATACAGTTTGTAATAATTAATCCGATAAATACAGAAAGTTTTTTAGCCAAATCTGGCACATAAGCTTTCAGTGTTAAATCTACAATAATTACTAAAGCCGCAACGACAACAAGTTGAGCGATAATTCTAATTGCAGAAGGAATAATATTCCTCATTAATGAGATAACTACGTTACCAGCCGCTAGCACAAACATTACAGACAATGCCATAATGATTGACGCTTTTAGTTCAGCAGTAATTGCTAATGCAGAACATATTCCTAATACTTGAACCGTAATAGGATTACTATCTGTAAGCGGATCTTTTACTAAACCCATATTCTTTTTTGAGAACAATGGCTCTTTTACTGTGTTTTTATTTTCTGCCATAGCTTATTTTTTTATAGTTTCGAAATAAGGCAAATAAAGCTTAATCCCAGATTTTAACATTGCTCCAACTCCATTACCTGTAATTGTTGCTCCTGAGATAGCGTCTACTTGATTATCTGATTTATCTACATTATTAGGATCTCCATTTGATTTAGAAATCTCAACTGATTTATAATTTCCTTCAGCATCAAAAATCATTTCTCCTTTGAAGTCATCTTCAAAAAATGCTTCAGTGATGTTAGCACCCAATCCAGGAGTTTCTCCTTTATGATCAAAATACACACCATTGATACTTTTTAAATCATCGTTTAAAGCAACATAGCCCCAAATAGCATCCCAAAGACCATTACCTCTTACAGGAACAATATAGATTTTTTTACCTTCTTTTTCTCCTACAAATAAAGGTAATTTCTGAACTTTACCTTGTTTTGCATTATCTAATTCCTTCTTTATATTAATTAAATATGCTTCCTTATCTTCAGTTACTTTCTCACCTTCAATAACGAATTGTTCTTTAATATATTTATTAAATGTTTCTGTAGCATTTGTTCTATCTGAATCAATGCCCATTGCACTTAAAATATCCATTTGCGTTTTAACTTTATCATTGTTATCACGCATCTCTTTTGTTGCACTTGCAAAAAATGCCAACAAAGAACCTACTACAACTACTAATATTACTGAGAATATTATAGTATATAAATTTGAATCTGTACGTTTAGTTGACATAATTATTAAGCAGTTTTAGTTTTTAAACGTTTCATTCTTCTTTTTACATTTCCTTGAACCACATAATGATCAATTGTTGGAGCAAATACGTTCATTAATAATATTGCCATCATTACTCCTTCTGGATAAGCTGGATTAAATACACGAATTAAAATACTGATAAATCCGATTAAGAATCCGTAAATAATTTTACCTTTATTTGTTTGTGATGCAGAAACAGGATCTGTCGCCATATACACAATACCAAAAGCTAAACCTCCAACTAGTAAATGTTGCCAAAAAGGGAAAGCCATTAAACCATAGAATTTACTTGACTCTGTGATAACACCTGCGTCTACTATTCCGTTAAAGATTAATCCCATTACAACAGCTCCAATGATTGAAGAAATCATAATTCTTGCACTACCAATTCCTGTAAAAATAAGGAAAGCAGCTCCTAATAATATTAAAAATGTTGATGTTTCACCTACAGAACCTGGAATATATCCAAAGAACATATCTGTAGCAGAATAGGCAACAGGTTTATTTGCTGCTAAAGTTCCTAAAATAGTTTCTCCTGATATTGCATCTGGCAATTGCTCTATACCTTGTAATTTAAGGTTTGCAATTTCATTAGCTCTTTCTACTGATCCGTGAACCCAAACTTTATCTCCCGACATCCAAGCTGCCCAGTTAAAGAACAAGAAAGCACGAATTGTTAAAGCAGGATTCAAAACATTCATTCCTGTTCCTCCAAATAATTCTTTTGCTATAATTACACCAAAAGCTACTGCAACAGCAAGCATCCATAATGGTAAATCGATAGGAACAATTAAAGGCACAAGCATACCTGTTACAAGATATCCCTCTTCTACTTCATGTTTCTTAACTGTAGCAAAGATAAACTCAATACCTAAACCTACTCCATAAGAAACAACCAATAGAGGTAGAATCTTTTTTAACCCAACAATGAAATTATCCATTGTTAAAAATTCAGCAACTCCATTAGTTGCCAAATTATACTGATAACCAGCATTAAACATACCGAATAAAAGAACAGGAACCATTGCCATGATTACTGTATTCATTACACGTTTTAAATCGGTAGCATCTCTAACATGTGACCCTGAATGAGTAGTTATGTTAGGTACATAAAGAAAAGTATGCAATGCATTGAAACCTTGTTCAAACTTAGTTCCTTTATACTTTTCTTTTAAATTATGTAAATTTTGTTTTAATCCCATTTTTTGTGATTTTAAAATTTATTTGAAAGATTTATCCTACCTCGTTTATCATTACATCTAATCCTTCTCTAACGATATGTTGATGATCTTGTTTTGAAACACAAATATATTCTGTCAATGCAAAATCTTCTGGAGCTACTTCATAAATACCTAATGCTTCCATTTGATCTATATCTTTTACTAAAATAGCTTTCAATAATTGCATAGGGTAAATATCCAAAGGAAATACTTTTTCATATTCTCCTGTTAATACAAAACCTCTATGTTCACCGTTAGTATTTGTGTTTAGATTGTATTTTTTCTTTGGTGTTAAGAAAGAAAACATATTTGCTCTATAAACACTAAATTTATTAGGTCTTGGAATATTCCATCCGAAGAAATCATAATCATCTCCTTCTGGAATTACTGTAATCTGGTTATGATAATATCCTAAGAAATCATCTTTTGATTTTTTATCTCCAGTTAACACGTTTCCACTTATAATTCTATAATTACCTTCTTTTAAGTTTCCAGAAACAACATCACTTATTTGAGCTCCGATTAAAGCTTTCACATAAGATGGTGTTTTAAAACCTGTTCCTGTTAAAGCAATTATTCTTTCGGAATTAAATTTCCCTGTTAAGAACAACTCTCCAATTATAGCAACATCTTCAATTTGAACAGTCCAAACTTTCTCCCCTTTATTTATTGGATCAATTTTAGCAATTTGAGTAGAAACTAATCCAACTGGATGCAATCCTTTCCCTTTATGAACTTTAACACCATCAACTGAAGGCATAAAATCTGATTTAGGAGAAACAGTTACATGAACTTTTCCAGATGTTAATTTAGTTAATGCTTCAAAACCAACTTTCAAAGCTTCTTGTTTTCCTTTTAAAACAAAATCCAAATCTCCTTGTAACGGAGCTGAATTTATTCCAGAAACAAAAATAGATTTTGGTGTATCAGCCGAATTCGCAATTACATCATAAGGACGTTGTTTGATAAATGACCAACAACCTGATGTTAATAAATGCTGCTTAACTTCTTCACCTGATAAATCTTTTGGGTTTTTCTTGCTATGCTCTACATGAACGTCCTGAATATCAGCAGTTATTCTAACTTCTAGAATTACTCTTTTTTCACCACGAACAATTTCTTGAATGGTTCCACTCACTGGTGAGACAAACTTTACAGCTTCGTCATTCTTAGAGTAGAAAATTACTTCTCCAGCTTTTACAGCTGCGCCTTCTTTAAGAACCATTTTAGGTGTTACTTTATGAAAATCAGAAGGTTTAATAGCATAGACTTTCGAGCGAGTTACTTCAGAAATTGTTTTTTCTGCTTCACCCTTCAACTTAAGGTCTAAACCTTTTTTAATTCGAATGTCTTTTGACATGTTTATTGAAGATATGGTTAGTACTATTTTATAAAACGTGCAAATTTAATTAATTAAGGAACACTACTCCAAAAATATAACTATTGATTTTCATTATTTATATCTATTCTAAATTATAAAATATCACGGTTTAGACTATAAAATTTGCATATCTATTTCTAGTTTTAGTATTTTTACAAAAAATCACACAAAAAGATGACTAAAAGAATCTATATTTTATTTTTTTTAATTTCATTTTCAAACAGTTACACGCAAGTAGAAAAAGAAATAGCACCTCCTTTTAATATAAAAACAGTTTCTTTTGTTCAAAACAACAACAACGTTTTACCCTTTTTTAAATTAGGAGATAATTTTGAACTTCAATTTGATGATTTATTCGGAAATGAAGCGGATTATTACTACACTATAACACAGTATAATTATGACTGGACACCTTCAAGTTTAGCCAAAGTAGAATATCTAAACGGAATGGATAATCAAAGAATCATTACCTATGAAAATTCATTTAATACTTTGCAATTATATTCTCATTACAGACAACAATTTCCAAATAAATTTAACAGAATAACAAAAACAGGAAATTATATTATAAAAGTTTTTAATGATGAACAAGAAATTGTTTTTTCAAGAAGATTTATTGTTTATGACGAGTCAGTAAGCGTTGCATCAGAAGTAAGAAGAGCAAGAGACTTTGAATCAATAAATGAAAAACAAAATATTGAATTATCAATAAAATATGGAGACTTAGTTCTTCAGAACCCTATAAATAATGTAAAGATTTCCATATTTAAAAATGGAAATTGGGAAAATTCTATTTCAAACATAAAACCTCAATATACAATTGGAACAGAATTAATTTACAGATACAACAAAGAGACTCAGTTTTGGGCAGGAAATGAATTCTACACTTTAGATAATTCACAAATAAGAGTCACCAACAATAGCGTTGGAAGAGTTACTTCTGGAGACATTTACAATTCACATTTATATACAAACAATGCTAGAAAAAACAGCGTTTACACCTATTTCCCAGACTTCAATGGTAATTTTGTTGTTCTAAATAGCAATGCAGAAAACTCGCAAATTGAAGCAGATTACTCATGGGTATATTTCACATTAAACGCACCTGACTTCTTCGATAGAGAAAACATTTACATAACGGGTATGTTTAACAATTATGTTATGAATGAAGAGAATAAAATGGCTTACAATAAAGAAAGTGGCCTATATGAAAAGGCAATATTAATTAAACAAGGATATACTAATTATCAATATACAATCGCAAATAAGAATAAAGAAATAGATTACAAAAATGCTATCGATGGTAATTTCTATCAAACAGAAAATAATTATACCATTCTTGTGTATTACAGAGGAAACAATGACCGATATGATAGCGTAATTGGCATTGCTAACACCAATAGCGAAGGAATCCGTAATTAACCATGAGCAGAAAGGACACCATTTACAGAGGAACAAAATGCTTAAATTGTAATACTTCACTAGATATTAGTGAGAAGTATTGCCATCATTGCGGACAATTGAATTCAAAAAAAAGATTAACTATAAGTGATTTTATTGAAGAATTTTTGTCAAACTTTTACGCTTACGACTCTCGTTTAAGAAATTCTATTATTTCAATGTTTACAAAGCCTGGAGTTTTAGCAAAAGAATTCAATGAAGGAAAAAGACAAAAATACGCTAATCCTTTTAGACTTTTTTTGAGCGTTTCTATTATTCTTTTTCTTACTTTTAATTTAAATGAAAAATCCTCAGGTAATTCAACTAACACAAACAATACTAATTTACTTGATTCAAGCGAATTAAAAAAAGAACTTAGTCAAATTAATGATAGCATACCAAGCACAGATAAATCATTTATAAAAGAGCAAATTAATTCCTTCAGAGATTTAAGTAAAGACTCTATCTATACCAAATCTGAACTAAAGAAAAACAAAATGGGTTTTTATTACGAATTTAGTTCATTTCGAAATTTCAACAGAAAATATCCAAACAAAACACCTGAAGAAGCACTAAAAGAACTAGAATACGAAAACACCCAATTCAATCGTTTTTTATTCAAAAAATCTATTCTATTCAAAACAAATGATATAAAAAATGAATTAACAGAATATTTTTATCAAAAACTACCCTTTTTAATATTCTTATCATTACCCATCATCACCATTATGTTTTGGCTAGTCTTTTATTCAAAAAAGTTAAATTACACAGAACATTTGATTTTCTCGTATACCTATTTTACATTTCTTTTTATTTGCATGATAATATTCAATATTATTGATTTATTAAGCACTACTATCTCAGAGCTTTTAATTGGAACTTGTTCAATATTTATATTTCCCTTTTACTTTTACAAATCCTTAAGAAATTTTTATGGACAGAATCGTTGGAAAACCATTTTAAAATTCATACTTTTGAATCCTTTATTTGGTATATTTTTATTAATTTCCATGTTGATAATGATATCTTTAGGTGTAATTTTGTTTTAAATTTATGGTAACTCAAATAACAAAAGGCATAAAAATCTCTGTATTGACTAGTTTTGAAGGGACTTACTTCAAAAACTACAAGATAAACTTTGCCTTTAGTTACCAAATCACAATAGAAAATTTTAGTAAAGATTCTGTTCAATTAAATTCTAGGCATTGGGAAATTTACGATGCACTTAACAACATTGAAATTGTAGACGGTGAAGGTGTAGTTGGTAAAAAACCTGTTTTAAAACCTGGCGAGAAACACACTTACACGTCTGGATGTTTACTTTCTTCTCCAATAGGAGCTATGAAAGGGTTCTACAATATGATTAACTTTACTACAACAAAAAGTTTTAGAGTTATAATTCCTACATTTAAATTTAGTGCACCATTCGCACTGAACTAATCCTTTCTTGCAAGATTCTCAT
It includes:
- a CDS encoding NADH:ubiquinone reductase (Na(+)-transporting) subunit B, whose protein sequence is MGLKQNLHNLKEKYKGTKFEQGFNALHTFLYVPNITTHSGSHVRDATDLKRVMNTVIMAMVPVLLFGMFNAGYQYNLATNGVAEFLTMDNFIVGLKKILPLLVVSYGVGLGIEFIFATVKKHEVEEGYLVTGMLVPLIVPIDLPLWMLAVAVAFGVIIAKELFGGTGMNVLNPALTIRAFLFFNWAAWMSGDKVWVHGSVERANEIANLKLQGIEQLPDAISGETILGTLAANKPVAYSATDMFFGYIPGSVGETSTFLILLGAAFLIFTGIGSARIMISSIIGAVVMGLIFNGIVDAGVITESSKFYGLMAFPFWQHLLVGGLAFGIVYMATDPVSASQTNKGKIIYGFLIGFISILIRVFNPAYPEGVMMAILLMNVFAPTIDHYVVQGNVKRRMKRLKTKTA
- a CDS encoding NADH:ubiquinone reductase (Na(+)-transporting) subunit D, producing the protein MAENKNTVKEPLFSKKNMGLVKDPLTDSNPITVQVLGICSALAITAELKASIIMALSVMFVLAAGNVVISLMRNIIPSAIRIIAQLVVVAALVIIVDLTLKAYVPDLAKKLSVFIGLIITNCIIMGRFEAFALGNGPWKAFLDGIGNAAGYGLILVVVGFFRELLGSGKLLGFPVFGDPVEKTGLYALGYENNGFMLLAPMALITLGLIIGFQRSRNKSLIETN
- a CDS encoding type IX secretion system plug protein produces the protein MTKRIYILFFLISFSNSYTQVEKEIAPPFNIKTVSFVQNNNNVLPFFKLGDNFELQFDDLFGNEADYYYTITQYNYDWTPSSLAKVEYLNGMDNQRIITYENSFNTLQLYSHYRQQFPNKFNRITKTGNYIIKVFNDEQEIVFSRRFIVYDESVSVASEVRRARDFESINEKQNIELSIKYGDLVLQNPINNVKISIFKNGNWENSISNIKPQYTIGTELIYRYNKETQFWAGNEFYTLDNSQIRVTNNSVGRVTSGDIYNSHLYTNNARKNSVYTYFPDFNGNFVVLNSNAENSQIEADYSWVYFTLNAPDFFDRENIYITGMFNNYVMNEENKMAYNKESGLYEKAILIKQGYTNYQYTIANKNKEIDYKNAIDGNFYQTENNYTILVYYRGNNDRYDSVIGIANTNSEGIRN
- the nqrC gene encoding NADH:ubiquinone reductase (Na(+)-transporting) subunit C, with amino-acid sequence MSTKRTDSNLYTIIFSVILVVVVGSLLAFFASATKEMRDNNDKVKTQMDILSAMGIDSDRTNATETFNKYIKEQFVIEGEKVTEDKEAYLINIKKELDNAKQGKVQKLPLFVGEKEGKKIYIVPVRGNGLWDAIWGYVALNDDLKSINGVYFDHKGETPGLGANITEAFFEDDFKGEMIFDAEGNYKSVEISKSNGDPNNVDKSDNQVDAISGATITGNGVGAMLKSGIKLYLPYFETIKK
- a CDS encoding DUF3667 domain-containing protein, whose translation is MSRKDTIYRGTKCLNCNTSLDISEKYCHHCGQLNSKKRLTISDFIEEFLSNFYAYDSRLRNSIISMFTKPGVLAKEFNEGKRQKYANPFRLFLSVSIILFLTFNLNEKSSGNSTNTNNTNLLDSSELKKELSQINDSIPSTDKSFIKEQINSFRDLSKDSIYTKSELKKNKMGFYYEFSSFRNFNRKYPNKTPEEALKELEYENTQFNRFLFKKSILFKTNDIKNELTEYFYQKLPFLIFLSLPIITIMFWLVFYSKKLNYTEHLIFSYTYFTFLFICMIIFNIIDLLSTTISELLIGTCSIFIFPFYFYKSLRNFYGQNRWKTILKFILLNPLFGIFLLISMLIMISLGVILF
- a CDS encoding Na(+)-translocating NADH-quinone reductase subunit A; translation: MSKDIRIKKGLDLKLKGEAEKTISEVTRSKVYAIKPSDFHKVTPKMVLKEGAAVKAGEVIFYSKNDEAVKFVSPVSGTIQEIVRGEKRVILEVRITADIQDVHVEHSKKNPKDLSGEEVKQHLLTSGCWSFIKQRPYDVIANSADTPKSIFVSGINSAPLQGDLDFVLKGKQEALKVGFEALTKLTSGKVHVTVSPKSDFMPSVDGVKVHKGKGLHPVGLVSTQIAKIDPINKGEKVWTVQIEDVAIIGELFLTGKFNSERIIALTGTGFKTPSYVKALIGAQISDVVSGNLKEGNYRIISGNVLTGDKKSKDDFLGYYHNQITVIPEGDDYDFFGWNIPRPNKFSVYRANMFSFLTPKKKYNLNTNTNGEHRGFVLTGEYEKVFPLDIYPMQLLKAILVKDIDQMEALGIYEVAPEDFALTEYICVSKQDHQHIVREGLDVMINEVG